In the genome of Lactuca sativa cultivar Salinas chromosome 3, Lsat_Salinas_v11, whole genome shotgun sequence, the window TAGGCTTGGAAGTTGAATGCTGAGAACCACTggactcctcttcttcttcaaacatcatcaggtcgtcatctgaaagtgtcggtttgttgacctcttggatgtcttcatcatcaaGACCGAAGGTAGGGGCTGAGCTGAGTTCGATTGCAGGCCCTTCGTCTTGTGATGGGTTGACTGTAGGAGTGGGAGATGGAATAGGAGTTGGAGTAGGAGGAACTTTGGAGGTAACCTTCACAAAAGAACAACTCATGAAATCTTCAATCGATTCTCTTTATTCTGTTCATGGAATCTCAATTGTAATCTATCAATTTTGATTTTCTATTGCAGGTTTTTTTGCGTTGAACATCGATCGTACAAGTCTCACGAATGCTCAAACTCGGATCACAACAATAGAAAAGTTTTGGTTTGCGAAATATGTTTGATGACGATCGAGATTCCATTAAACAAAAAAAGAGAAGAAAAGGAGAACATTTTGATTTTGGAAAAGAATCAGAGATCTAGAAATTGTGATGCGAACAAGAAGAAGAAACCAATGTGTATTGTTTGATTGTGATTGAAAAATTGAAGCAAAAAAGATTTAAATCATACAATATGATTCTTCGTTTAGTTGATTGTGTTTGTGTACACTTAGTCAAGGATTGTAAATGAGCATTGGAAGTCGTCGGAATCTGGTGGAGAGTAAAGAGGATGAGTCGTCGAAATctattggagagagagagagagagagagagagagagattgtgtgtgttttattatttttttaattatttaaatagataaagaataaaaaaaaatacataaggaTATTACAGTAATTTCAGTTTTTCGAGGGACCAAAATCACAATCAAACATGGTCAAAAGGACCAACAATCCAAAAAattcgtggtttggactaaaaccccaaaaaaatacatATCTCATAGACCATATTAGAAATCACACCATCTTTTAGTAATGGTTCGATTATATTTGTTGGTTCGGTTTTGGTGTGGTTTTCTATTAATATGTTCACCCTCAATATTTTCTACGTAAGTCTCTTTTGAAATTCAAATCGTCGATCTTAACATGTTATACTAATCTTGCGCAACGCCCGAGTATATAATAAAAAGTAATTCAGCCATATAATAAAAAGTATACTAATCTTAACATGTTATACTAATCTTGCGCAACCCTGGAGATTACGCCTAGTTCTAAGTAACTCAGGCATATAATAAAAAGTATACGTTCAATTAATAAATCCAGGAAGATACATTTGCATTTGATGATAGATAGGAATTGTTTAATACATTCATATGAAAATCACAAACTATATATGGCTCATGGCTTCATTTACCTGTACGAATCTCACAACTTGATGTTCGATTGTTCTTATTCTTTCTCAAGTGTTTGCTTATCTCCTGAACCGTTCTTTCTGATCGACACCAAGGACTGCTTTGCCCAACGCTTCAAATTCATAGGTTTTTTCTCTCTGTCTCTGATATGTCTCGTCTTAGTGATTGCAATGGCGAGATCATTAGGAAACAAAGTCTGCCAAAAAAACGCGTGAAGTAAGGTAGATACAAATAGGACCAACACCATGGTTGATGAGAGAAACGACAGTGTCAATGCAATTCCTTTGCTTTCGACACTCGGATTATATTCTGCGTATTTGATTGCTGCGATTGAAATGGTAGTCATTGGGAACGTGTAAGACCACCAAGCTACTGAAAACCTGCAATATAATGAATCGAATCATCAATTTCAGAAGCAAAACCTCAATTAAGGATTTACTTTTTTACACTATTACCTGAATCCCCAAAAGAAATTGAGTCGTACAACAAGAGAGATATAAAGAAAGAGTGCAATGAAGTAGCAAGTCCTTGCAGACCCATCAAATTCACCATACAGAGCCTCCCAAGCAATACTAGCAGCAGATGGAGCTGCAATAAACATGGAGTAAACAGGATGCAACTCCTTAGGCAAAGCTACACTTGTAGGCAATCTCTGATACAATGTCACAAAAAGCACAAGATAATGAGCAAAACCAACTGCCCAAAGAAACTTCCCTGGTTCTTTCCACCCAACTTTCGCAGCCAAAACTGCTCCAACAAAGTTCCCAACAACCGATAAATGAGAAGAAGGGTTAGCCACTTTACAAAGCCTTCTCTTCCCTCCAGAAAGCCATTGCCCATAGATTTTAAGCTCGAGAAGGAAATAAGGTATCATGAACGCACACCATAACGCTGGGTGAAGTTCCTTTTGAGATATCATAGGTGGAGCCCCTATCGCCAAGAACATGCACACCACCCATGGTGCAAAAAAGAAGTTGATACGAACTGGGTGGAAGTATTCTCTTCTAATCGCTTCAAAGTAGAATATGCATTTCAGAAGGTAAGTAGTAGTGACACATACAAGGACCAATAGTGCCAAGATCCAAAGAACAAGGTTAATATATGGTGGAATATGTAAGAACTTGGTGGCTGGGCTGATTGAAAGATTGTGCCATAGTATCGCTTGGCTGCTTAACCCTAGACACATACCAAAACAACCAATAGGGAATCGAAGCAGAAATGGCCATTGTTTGTCTTTTGGTAGAAGAATGTCTTCCGTATCCTGCGAAGAGTGAATGGCAAATAGGTAATTAAAGGgttggtgtcttaatacattaagacaaaaataattaatatataccTTGACTTGATCAAGTTCGGGTCCTGTAAGAGCAGCAAAGTATCGACCAGCAGGAACACTTTTATTAAAGGATTGATCAAGAAGTCCAACACCTTCATCGCCATTCTTCTGAAACTGATCAATCCCACTTTCTTTTCTCAATGGCAACATAAAAGAGTTCTGTTTTCCTAAAGTGGATTTTGTTCTGAACATATTAAAATCTCCTTTCTTGTAATTTGAGTCAACTACTCCATGACTATGAGACGAACCAAACCCTCCAAAACTTCTTCCACTTCTTGGAAGCGTTTTTTGTTCATTCTGTGCTTTGTTAAGCTTGGAGACGCCTGTTTCTAGTGACACTTGCCTGCTGAAACCCCTGTGAATATTATTACTTCTTTTGCCATCTCGAAGCCTGGTCAACTGTGGCCGGTTTGACCGTGGTTTTTCTGCCATTTTAGCACCTTGtttcacttcttcttcttcttcctcttcatcttcttcatgaaATACTTCATGGATATCGACAAAATGGatatttgttgggttttgggAACTCCGTTCCTTACCCATTTCCTACAACTCTGATTAAACTCAGTTTAGTTACAAGGCAAGCTTTTAGGCTAGGCTATTTAGTTGTTTTATAGTTTATAGAATGCATAAAATTTAAAAAGCAAGTCTTATCATATATTTGTAACGTAGAAATGTGGAAGTGCAAGGATGATTTTGTTGTAGTTTCACATGCAATATATGTGTTGATCAACACTGTTTAGGGGGTCACAGGAAGCGGTTAAATTTGTGGTGAGTGTTTGTATTGAATTTAATGGAAAGGAGTCAAAGATGGGCTTTTTGAAGGGGTATCTCGTGAGACAAGAGGACTGCTGTATTATACAATTTCTATTTTCTTCCAAGAACATATATGTAAAAACAACGTGGATTAATTTAAGCCTTTAGCATATATAGATTATAATAATATTGGAATAAAAAAGAACCAATTAACTAGTACCTCTTTTGAAGGTGAGAAGATTTATCGTCTTCATGATCCATGCCCTCCACCCCATGTGTAGTTAATGGGTGACTACGCCGGCcctaattattataattttttcattttttttaaatgcagtACAATGCCATaaggaaaaaatatatatacatatatgcctAAAAGTAAGCTACTATAACTTTAAAAAATTTCAATGTTTTATGTGAAGTTGCTCTAAAAAGAATTGAAAGTACATgttgtaaaataaaaaattttgaacTGACCAAATTTATAATTTATCTTTTTTCACTTTAATCTATACTCTAATTGACAAAGCATTTGACCAAATTTATAATTTATCTTTTTACACTTTAATCTATACTCTAATTGACAAACAAATTTATAATTTATCTTTTTTCACTTTAATCTATACTCTAATTGACAAAGCATTTGACCAAATTTATAATTTATCTTTTTTCACTTTAATCTATACTCTAATTGACAAAGCATTTGCTTAGATTTCGAGTCAATTGTAGGTTCCATtccatcattttatcacatattaTATGTTGGCTTATACTTATTGGTATTGTCTCTTTTATGCAGGATTAGTGAGGTAAAAAAACTCAAACTTACCTTCCATTCTCAAGGAATAAAtacgttttttttgtttttgttttgttttttttttttttttttgtatttcttTCCCTTTCGTTGATTTGAATGCAAAAATAATTGAGAATATTTGATACAGAATCTTGAACTCCTATTATTTTTCATATAATACATATACGTATACACATCCATGAATCTGTCAGATCTTACAAGATTTTAGTAGGGTATGTTCTTTACATCACCTTGCATCAACAAGGTGAGCATGTTAACAAAATCCACTATGATGCAGCAAATATTTTGTACCTgcccaccaaaaaaaaaaaaacacctgaCCCGTGCAACGCACGGGCTTCTTTCCTAGTTTCCGCTACACTAATTCTCAAAAATTATGTGACCAATTTGTGATTACCCTTTAATAACTTATCTCAAATTTATTTTGAGATATTCACTAATCttctatcctaataaataagtatatttgatgagtttataaaactccttgatcgattagatcttataacaggtaaatcaagaaagcaaaaacagtaagataaagcacaagaatgaatctgaatgtgtcgaatgattcaattaactcaatcctcagcagagctcgatgaagaacttccgctgtagaggatattagggttacaaaagataagaactgtGAACGCTATCAAAATCTCTATCAAAAGCTTACGTTTAAAGATGCATGCAAAcatctataaatattaaacccttcaagataactcacggatggacaggcccataccggagactaaattGGACTAACTATCGAGctcaagacgcaacactaactggacctaacaatctccccctttgcgtcaattggagcgagactatcacttcttcttgctgggtTCAGCTGCAGGAaccttcttagtggtatcaaacagatgagggataagagcgaggattgtctgtccgaagcgaatgtaccactggatcatgtcatcgaagtacttcttgtcatctgccgaattctgcttgcaacgatgaatgattcctaaaacatgttccaggcatgcagtggtgtagagatgtttgtctgccaaagcgaacaggcatttttagcctttgtttctggtaaacatgacaGAATTGCGTTTCGGGTCAATCTTTCtcatctgcatcatgtttaggtcactggcagagccaacaggtggGATAGTGGGCTTTTTCCTAAAGAcactagcgatctcctgatccatcttggcaacttccattaTGTAGCATACaaacatcctcttgaagtgatcaatgatcggaccatatgcTGCTTCAtttgtgaggaggatgttgtgcaaaattatccaatcatgtggattcaaattgggaagatcagctagcaaaatggcatgttcggtcttagcagaacccctcagcaccttgaaccgaacattcgtAAAGTTCCCTTCTCTAAACGGCTTAAGGACCCGAATGTTGAttattttctgagcgctccaagtttgatactgtggttgagcagccctCAGGTAGAATTCGACGAGATCCatgtcaacctttggatgaggatgagggagatcagcaacgttatcaaaggcatggaagatgaaggcctttcaGGTGAGTGGCATATCAAACTGTGAATCAACAGAATTAATGCGATCCAGTGAAATCACCGGTTCAAGCCATAGAATGATGGGTGTTTCAATCGCTTCTTTCagcagcttctcaagagtccacggaggaaaaagggttttcctgctctcaagaagatcatgagcctctttcatttttctttcatataCCTCAGCCTCTCTGGCAACGCGAGCGCTCATATCAGCATCCTTGTCGCGACCTTGCttctttaagagatctgcaaTCATCTCTTTATCGTCATCGCTCTCTTCAGCaattttcttccccttgtctttgacacccggacctgaggcttggcctgttggaggaggttcggttgtttttgttgttgtagaagtgggaggcagttgagatacattctctcccccttgtttcggaatggacacgaactcaaggagcccttcaattttgctcaggagagaaagggcaggagcaagcttttcggCGAGATCACGCCTGATTGAGTAATTCagtattggatcatgtgcttcaaggatgttggaaagggcggcgtggacatccgaaacacatgaagacacaatctctctttcagatcgaagagattcaatctccttttgagaattagagagttgaagattcttgaccttgagagcagtggtctttcgagcgagagcatccatgagggagttctcggcagctagatcttcttgtagcttagTGAGGCGCTCCTCAATAGTCGCCTTAAACGCTGAGTTGTCAGTagtgagagtttgacgaagagtggcGAAGGACTGCAGTTCTGAAGCAACTGAGtcccttttcatttttctttccccttggagcGGGCCTATCAGCATCATGGATCGACTTAATCatatcaggagtgagctctctaggaccagagcgacgaaactccttgtatgtTCTAATGATGCGGCTGTTGCTAGGAACGTCTCCAAACATCG includes:
- the LOC111920763 gene encoding guard cell S-type anion channel SLAC1, with the translated sequence MGKERSSQNPTNIHFVDIHEVFHEEDEEEEEEEVKQGAKMAEKPRSNRPQLTRLRDGKRSNNIHRGFSRQVSLETGVSKLNKAQNEQKTLPRSGRSFGGFGSSHSHGVVDSNYKKGDFNMFRTKSTLGKQNSFMLPLRKESGIDQFQKNGDEGVGLLDQSFNKSVPAGRYFAALTGPELDQVKDTEDILLPKDKQWPFLLRFPIGCFGMCLGLSSQAILWHNLSISPATKFLHIPPYINLVLWILALLVLVCVTTTYLLKCIFYFEAIRREYFHPVRINFFFAPWVVCMFLAIGAPPMISQKELHPALWCAFMIPYFLLELKIYGQWLSGGKRRLCKVANPSSHLSVVGNFVGAVLAAKVGWKEPGKFLWAVGFAHYLVLFVTLYQRLPTSVALPKELHPVYSMFIAAPSAASIAWEALYGEFDGSARTCYFIALFLYISLVVRLNFFWGFRFSVAWWSYTFPMTTISIAAIKYAEYNPSVESKGIALTLSFLSSTMVLVLFVSTLLHAFFWQTLFPNDLAIAITKTRHIRDREKKPMNLKRWAKQSLVSIRKNGSGDKQTLEKE